The Endozoicomonas sp. 4G DNA segment TCTTACCGATACGAGGAGTTACCTTAGAGGTACGACCACCAAGCTTGACCATGTAAAATTTCTTCGGATTACGACGCCATGCCAGGGTTGGACAGACCAGGGCACACTCGCCACAGCCGATGCACTTGGTTTTTTCTTTGCGAACTTTCCCCTGGTCCATATGCAGACACTGGGCGGCATGATGATCACAGAGTTCGGCGCACTTGCCACAACCAATGCAACGATCACGGTCGTAAATCATTTCGGCAATACCGAAAATGCCAATGTCAGCCAGGTTTGCCTTGGCACAGTCTTGCGGACAGCCTGCAATGGTGGTCTTCAAGTGGTATTCAGATGGGTAGATCAGCTTTTCAAGACGACGTGCCATACCCGTCGTATCAACGTTACCTTTCTGGCAGATACGGTTACCCTGACAGGTCACAATGTTACGGCCACCAATGGTCTTGTAGCCTTCTTCCGGATCCTGATCGATGCCACAAATGTCGATGGTCATCTCCTTAATGAAAGGAGCGATCATCTTGTTGACTTTGTCCATGTCTTCGTAGCGAATGCCGGGCATCGCCAGTTTTTGACGGGTGGTGAGACGAATAACACCGTTGCCATATTTCATGGCAACATCACGAGCCACATCCAGCAGGTGAGCTGGAATAGTACCACCAATGGTTCTCAGGCTGAGCATCGCTTCGCCACGCACCTTAGAGAAACGGTATTCGTTATTGGCGCGCGCTTTAACAATATCTATATCTAACGGCATGTTTCTGACTCCTTAATCGATCAGGTGCTTGGATTGGTCGTAGCGGAAGACAGGACCATCGAGGCAAATGTAAGTGTTACCAACACGACAGTGACCACATTTACCCACAGCACACGCCATACGACGTTCATGTGATACCCAGATACGATCTTCACGGGCACCATTTTCCAGTAATCCCTTAACGGTGAACTTGATCATCATTGGAGGACCCACCACAACGTAGTGATGATGTTCTGGCTCGTTGTAGTCAAGATCGCTTAGATACGCGGTTACCAGACCGACGTTTTCCCCTTTTTCAGGATCACCCTGATCCAAAGTTACCGTGGTATTGAACTTCTCTTTCCAGACTTCAATATCATCGGAAAACAGAATGTGATCACGGCTCCTGAAACCGACGATTACATCCATATGGTTGATCTGGTCCCGGTTTCTCATGAAGTAGTTGATAACCGAGCGAGCAGGTGCCACACCCGTACCACCGGCGATGACAGTCAGGTTGTTACCGGAAAACACCTCTTTAACGGGATAACCATTACCCATTGGACCACGCAAATAGAGAGTGTCACCTTCCTTGAGCTTGAACAGCTCGGAGGTCACTTTGCCTACACGACGAATAACCAGCTCAATCCAGCCTTCGCCAAAGTCGGAGATAGAGATCGGGCACTCACCTGCCATTGGCAAAGAAACTTCCACGAACTTATCGAAGCCGCCTTCAAAATCGACCGGAACCATAAAAGCCCACTCATCAGCAGTGTGCTTAACGATGCGTTCAATTCTGTAGGGTTTAGGCAGATAGTGATTCTGCAAGGCTTCCAGCTCACCAACAGAAAGGTCAGACGGATTAAAACTTTGAGCGACTTCAGGCATGTTCAACCTCCGTAAGAGCTGCCGTTGTTTTCATAACCATATTGGAGAACGATATGTATTGAGGGCACCGGTCATCGCAACGACCACAGCCCACACACATGTGATGACCAAAGCGCTCATTGTGATCGACCATTTTGTGTAGCAGCCTGTAGCGCAGACGTTCACTCTTGCGATTACGGTAAGAGTGCCCACCGGCCATGTCGGAGAAGCCCGGCACGATACAAGATGACCAGACACGCTGACGTTCGCCGACCTTGGCGTTTTCACTGTACTTCACGTCATGGACGGTGTAGCAAGAGCAGGTTGGGCAGGATGTAGTGCAGCGGCCACATTCAACGCAACGTCTGTCGTATTCATCAAAC contains these protein-coding regions:
- the asrC gene encoding sulfite reductase subunit C, with translation MPLDIDIVKARANNEYRFSKVRGEAMLSLRTIGGTIPAHLLDVARDVAMKYGNGVIRLTTRQKLAMPGIRYEDMDKVNKMIAPFIKEMTIDICGIDQDPEEGYKTIGGRNIVTCQGNRICQKGNVDTTGMARRLEKLIYPSEYHLKTTIAGCPQDCAKANLADIGIFGIAEMIYDRDRCIGCGKCAELCDHHAAQCLHMDQGKVRKEKTKCIGCGECALVCPTLAWRRNPKKFYMVKLGGRTSKVTPRIGKIFLNWVTEDVIAAVIQNIWKFSAEVLDGSPKYLHMGHLIDMAGYKKFKEWALKDVELNPEAKVADRIYWLENEYVANMHVKSPNAGGH
- the asrB gene encoding anaerobic sulfite reductase subunit AsrB, with product MPEVAQSFNPSDLSVGELEALQNHYLPKPYRIERIVKHTADEWAFMVPVDFEGGFDKFVEVSLPMAGECPISISDFGEGWIELVIRRVGKVTSELFKLKEGDTLYLRGPMGNGYPVKEVFSGNNLTVIAGGTGVAPARSVINYFMRNRDQINHMDVIVGFRSRDHILFSDDIEVWKEKFNTTVTLDQGDPEKGENVGLVTAYLSDLDYNEPEHHHYVVVGPPMMIKFTVKGLLENGAREDRIWVSHERRMACAVGKCGHCRVGNTYICLDGPVFRYDQSKHLID